A segment of the Herpetosiphonaceae bacterium genome:
TACGAGCCGGGCACGACGATCCCGCTGGCGACATAGACCAGCCTCACAGCCGCTCGTAGCGCTCCAGATCAAGCGCGATCAACAGCGATTCGGGAGCGGCATCGTGGACGATCTTGCGCGCCCGGTCGATCTCGTGATCTTCGAGGCCAACCAGCAGCGTGGTATTGCCCCGCCGTAGAAATCCGCCCGTGCTCGCCAGCCGTGTGACGCGAAAGCCCTGCCCAACCAGCGCGTCTACGCTGGCATCAGCTCTGGAATTATCGACAACAAAGACGGCTAGCTTCATCGCTCCTCCATGCGCTCATGCATCACGTCGGCCTGGCGGCGCACCCGGCTGCGGCGATTATACGGTGCGCCTCCCAGTGCGTCAAACGTTGCAGCTTATGCGCGGGGCCGCAGCGCGGTGGCGATGCCGCTCTGGAGCGTGCTGTACGTCACGATGTCGCCGGTGTCCATGCCCAGCCCGATCAACGTCTGAGCAACTTCGGGCCGGATGCCGGTGAGGATCATCTGCGCGCCCAGCAGCCGCAGCGCGCGCCCCGCGTCGATCAGCGTCGCCGCCACCTGCGAGTCGACCACGGTCACTCCGGTAATATCGACGATCACCCGCTCCGCCCTGCTGGTTTGCACGCCATGCAGCACGGCGTCGAGCATTTGCCGCGCGCGCTGCGTATCGATCGCGCCGATCAGCGGCATGACCATTACCTGATCGGTGATCGGGATCAGCGGCGTGGACAGCTCGCGCAGCGTGGATGCCTGGAGCTGGATGATCTCTTCCTGAAGCCGCTGCTGCTCGGCCTCGGCGCGCTTCCGCCCGGTAATATCCGAGGTGATACCACAGACCGCATACGGCTCGCCGAAGGCGTC
Coding sequences within it:
- a CDS encoding cyclic-di-AMP receptor, encoding MKLAVFVVDNSRADASVDALVGQGFRVTRLASTGGFLRRGNTTLLVGLEDHEIDRARKIVHDAAPESLLIALDLERYERL